In Candidatus Accumulibacter cognatus, the genomic window TCAACGATAACGACATGTCGATATCACCTGCGGTGGGTGCCCTCAACCGCTACCTGGCGCGGCTCTTCTCCGGGGGCAGCTTCAATGCCGCGCGCAAGGCAGGCGAGAAGATTCTCGACTTTTCGCCCTCGCTGCGGGAATTCGCCAAACGCGCCGAGGAGCACGTCAAGGGCATGCTGACTCCTGGGACCCTGTTCGAGGAAATGGGATTCAACTATATTGGCCCGATCGACGGCCACGACCTTGAATCGCTGGTCCCTACCCTGCAGAACCTGAAAAATCTGAAGGGACCGCAGTTCCTGCATGTGATCACCAAGAAGGGGCAGGGTTACAAGCTGGCAGAGGTTGACCCGATTCTCTACCACGGGGTCTCGAAGTTTCAGCCCGAGGTCGGCATCGCCGGCAGTCCGAGCGGGGCCAAGCCCAGTTACACACAGATTTTTGGCGACTGGCTCTGCGACATGGCGGCGGCTGACCCGAAACTCGTCGGCATCACCCCTGCCATGCGCGAAGGATCCGGCCTGCTGCGCTTCAGCCAACGCTACCCGGATCGCTATTATGATGTTGGGATTGCCGAGCAGCATGCCGTCACCTTTGCTGCCGGCCTGGCTTGCGAGGGGTTGCGGCCGGTACTGGCGATCTACTCGACCTTCCTGCAGCGCGGCTACGATCAACTGGTACATGATGTGGCGCTACAGAATCTACCGGTGGTCTTCGCACTTGACCGCGGCGGCCTGGTCGGCGCCGATGGCCCCACCCACCATGGCGCTTTCGACCTCTCGTTCCTGAGCTGTATTCCCAATATGGTGGTGATGACTCCGTCCGACGAGAACGAGTGTCGCAAGATGCTGACCACCGCCTACCGCCTCGACGGTCCCAGTGCAGTTCGCTACCCGCGCGGCAGCGGTACCGGCGTGGCCATCGACCAGGAACTCGTCGGACTACCGGTGGGCAAGGGCGAAATCCGCCGTCGCGGTAGCGGAGTTGCGCTGCTCGCCTTTGGCAGCATGCTGACGCCGGCTCTCGCTGCCGCCGAAGAGCTCGATGCCAGCGTCGCCAACATGCGCTTTGTCAAACCGATCGACCGCGAGCTGATCATTGCGCTGGCTGCGGAACATTCTCTGCTGGTCAGCGTCGAAGAGAATGCCGTGATTGGTGGTGCAGGCACCGAGGTCGAACGGGTCCTCGAAGACATCGCCAGTTCGGCTCGCCTGTTGAGGCTGGGAATCCCCGACCATTTCATCGAACACGGAGATCAAGCACTGCTGCTGACCGAAATCGGACTGGACCGCGAAGGAATTGTCCGTGCAGTACGCGCACGCCAAAACAGCAGCGTGGCGGATTCGGGCGAATCGATGCCGCCACCCAAAAATAACTACCTGGAGCAGCAATGAACGCACCCGAAACCTCGCGCAGCCCTGCCGTCATGGTCGACGTCCAGGGCTCGACAGATACACGACAGATCGCTATCAACAAAGTGGGAATCAAGGCCATCCGTCACCCGGTCAAGGTACTCGACAAATCTGGCGGCATCCAGCATACGATCGCCATCTTCAACATGTATGTCGGCCTGCCGCACAACTTCAAGGGCACCCACATGTCACGTTTCGTGGAAATTCTCAACAGCCACGAACGTGAAATTTCGGTCGAGAATTTCCCGGCCATGCTGCGTGAAATGGTCAACCGGCTGGAAGCCGAAACCGGTCATATCGAAATGAGCTTTCCGTACTTCATCAACAAGACGGCGCCGGTATCCGAAGTACAGAGCCTGATGGATTACGACGTGACGCTGATTGGCGAGATCTGCCACGGCCGCATCGAGTCTACTATCAAGGTCACTGTTCCCGTTGCCAGCCTCTGCCCGTGTTCAAAACAGATTTCCGAGCGAGGCGCTCACAACCAGCGCTCCCATGTCACCGTCACCGTCCGGATCAACGATCATCTGTGGATCGAAGAACTGGTTCGCTTCGTCGAAGCGGAGGCCTCCTGTGATCTGTATGGCCTTCTCAAACGCCCTGACGAAAAATACGTCACCGAGCGAGCCTACGACAATCCGAAGTTCGTCGAAGATATGGTGCGCGATGTGGCGGCACGTCTCAATGCCGAGCGACGTATCGATGCCTACGTGATCGAGTCCGAAAACTTCGAATCAATCCACAATCACTCGGCTTATGCGCTGATCGGAAACGACAAGCGGACTCCTCCGGCTCCCGCTTGAGGCTGTCCCCGAAAATCGCGACCAAGTTTCTCCCGACTTGGTCGCGTTTCAGCCGAATGGTCGGGGTTCAGCGCTGCCGACGGACCAGTTTTTCCTTGATCCGCGCCGACTTGCCTGAACGCTCGCGCAGATAGTAGAGCTTGGCACGCCGTACGTCACCGCGACGTTTCACTTCAATCGCCGCTACCAGCGGCGAATAGGTCTGAAAGGTACGTTCGACACCCTCGCCGGACGAGACCTTGCGGACGATGAAACTGGAATTGAGGCCGCGGTTGCGCTTGGCGATCACCACGCCTTCGTAAGCCTGCAGGCGCTCGCGAGCCCCTTCCTTCACCTTCACCTGGACGACGACTGTGTCGCCTGGTGCAAACGGCGGTATGACCTTGCCCAGACGGGCGATTTCTTCCTGCTCAAGTTGCTCGATCAGATTCATTGTTGAACTCCATGCCAGCAAATTACTTATTGTCCTGACCGCATTGCTCCTGAAACTTCACCAGGAGTTG contains:
- the dxs gene encoding 1-deoxy-D-xylulose-5-phosphate synthase; this translates as MTRYPLLDTICDPAQVRKLERKQLPQLANELRSFLVESVAKTGGHLSSNLGTVELTVALHHVFDTPHDRLVWDVGHQTYPHKVLTGRRTGMARLRMHGGISGFPKRSESRYDTFGVGHSSTSISAALGMALAAKIKGEPRKVVAIIGDGAMSAGQAFEALNNAGVADADMLVVLNDNDMSISPAVGALNRYLARLFSGGSFNAARKAGEKILDFSPSLREFAKRAEEHVKGMLTPGTLFEEMGFNYIGPIDGHDLESLVPTLQNLKNLKGPQFLHVITKKGQGYKLAEVDPILYHGVSKFQPEVGIAGSPSGAKPSYTQIFGDWLCDMAAADPKLVGITPAMREGSGLLRFSQRYPDRYYDVGIAEQHAVTFAAGLACEGLRPVLAIYSTFLQRGYDQLVHDVALQNLPVVFALDRGGLVGADGPTHHGAFDLSFLSCIPNMVVMTPSDENECRKMLTTAYRLDGPSAVRYPRGSGTGVAIDQELVGLPVGKGEIRRRGSGVALLAFGSMLTPALAAAEELDASVANMRFVKPIDRELIIALAAEHSLLVSVEENAVIGGAGTEVERVLEDIASSARLLRLGIPDHFIEHGDQALLLTEIGLDREGIVRAVRARQNSSVADSGESMPPPKNNYLEQQ
- a CDS encoding GTP cyclohydrolase I FolE2, yielding MNAPETSRSPAVMVDVQGSTDTRQIAINKVGIKAIRHPVKVLDKSGGIQHTIAIFNMYVGLPHNFKGTHMSRFVEILNSHEREISVENFPAMLREMVNRLEAETGHIEMSFPYFINKTAPVSEVQSLMDYDVTLIGEICHGRIESTIKVTVPVASLCPCSKQISERGAHNQRSHVTVTVRINDHLWIEELVRFVEAEASCDLYGLLKRPDEKYVTERAYDNPKFVEDMVRDVAARLNAERRIDAYVIESENFESIHNHSAYALIGNDKRTPPAPA
- the rplS gene encoding 50S ribosomal protein L19 yields the protein MNLIEQLEQEEIARLGKVIPPFAPGDTVVVQVKVKEGARERLQAYEGVVIAKRNRGLNSSFIVRKVSSGEGVERTFQTYSPLVAAIEVKRRGDVRRAKLYYLRERSGKSARIKEKLVRRQR